Proteins co-encoded in one Aspergillus flavus chromosome 2, complete sequence genomic window:
- a CDS encoding putative NAD-binding Rossmann fold oxidoreductase family protein (NAD binding Rossmann fold oxidoreductase) gives MSVHKLKVGMAGLGRVGKIHVINFLHHTPRAELVAAFSPDPAEIAWGKQNLEPYGVTLYDNYDRMLEHPGLAAVAIGTATSVHAEQTIKAIDRDLHVLCEKPLSTDIEVCKAVVQKAKTKPHLKVMCGFSRRFDESYREVNDKISQGLIGRPSIIRSQTCDKFDPSGFYVAYAAWSGGVFVDMSVHDIDLTLWFFGDDSVPKSISAHGIRAVQPELEKYSDYDNAVGIVEFHNGKIAYYYCSRMMAHGQEDTTEVIGTEGKLSVNTNPQRNFVNFYHSGGITREVPSNFIGRFGAAFVKEANEFAAACLDNTPLPIKLTNAVKAVEIGAYLQEALVSGKQIHFDEMGRRIEKPML, from the exons ATGTCCGTCCACAAGCTCAAAGTCGGTATGGCTGGTCTGGGCCGTGTTGGCAAGATCCATGTCATTAACTTTTTGCATCACACTCCTCGTGCTGAGCTCGTGGCAGCTTTCTCTCCTGACCCTGCAGAGATTGCTTGGGGCAAACAAAACCTGGAGCCATATGGTGTGACTCTGTATGATAACTACGACAGGATGCTCGAGCATCCCGGCCTAGCGGCAGTGGCCATTGGCACAGCGACATCTGTTCATGCCGAGCAGACTATTAAAGCCATTGACCGTGATCTCCACGTCCTCTGTGAGAAGCCACTATCAACAGATATAGAAGTG TGCAAAGCGGTGGTGCAGAAAGCAAAGACTAAGCCTCATCTCAAAGTCATGTGTGGCTTTTCTCGCCGATTCGATGAGTCTTATCGCGAGGTCAACGACAAGATCAGTCAAGGCCTGATCGGCCGACCTTCTATCATTCGAAGCCAGACATGTGATAAGTTTGACCCCTCAGGATTTTACGTTGCTTATGCAGCATGGTCCGGAGGCGTCTTCGTTGATATGTCTGTCCATGATATCGATCTCACGTTGTGGTTCTTTGGTGATGACTCCGTCCCTAAAAGCATCTCCGCCCACGGAATCAGAGCTGTCCAACCGGAGCTGGAGAAGTACAGCGACTATGACAATGCAGTAGGAATTGTCGAGTTCCACAACGGCAAAATCGCCTATTACTATTGTTCTCGCATGATGGCACACGGCCAGGAAGACACGACAGAAGTCATTGGCACCGAGGGTAAATTATCTGTTAACACCAACCCTCAGCGCAACTTCGTCAACTTCTATCACTCCGGAGGTATCACACGAGAAGTCCCTAGCAACTTCATCGGCCGATTCGGTGCTGCTTTCGTTAAGGAAGCGAATGAGTTTGCTGCTGCTTGTCTAGACAACACGCCACTTCCGATTAAACTGACCAACGCGGTCAAGGCTGTGGAAATCGGTGCATACCTCCAGGAGGCTCTAGTATCTGGGAAGCAAATTCACTTCGATGAGATGGGAAGGAGGATTGAGAAGCCTATGCTGTAA